Proteins encoded by one window of Brienomyrus brachyistius isolate T26 unplaced genomic scaffold, BBRACH_0.4 scaffold32, whole genome shotgun sequence:
- the LOC125721109 gene encoding putative uncharacterized protein DDB_G0290521 isoform X1 yields the protein MHHDHWIHPGWGQKPVHTIRKVPYLGTRQLLIIWLKKMPFASDELYRRYIRRNLPRYVDKLKSMEIMVHLPCLMQSDRDEITAKKESKGESEAVVLLLDCLKRRENWADDLIEALRSCEQWELASELEKEYESLKVRPTKSGGTPASVPATAPVLRHTVSNLPEHAATEAVPAVPAPSGTGHSAPLPSPFQAASADKGITPNHTDTLSGPGEPTSQVSASPHVTQPGVTEEVKNASVVSASSPQESLTGKPVQDTNPTDVHPNPFPKLIQTSNPGNDQVTDNHPHAEPSQARQAQRTARPTASSADLNQANNPATSISTDDAMSEEMYFSKPGTLRAHSAERYRYFDNQRAAESVEEEPYSGNSDRLEMSETVQHPEPEENSYESLLDSQDVHVIEGHVTEEIPVLNHAGQPTSPAKEKLTTRHDNHPTSGRADMATHDCPHEGGLSFSYNLLENYSIPLFVLAGACILVLLGRLRK from the exons atgcaccatgaccactggatccaccccggctggggccaaaagcctgtGCACACTATTCGGAAGgtcccctacctgggcaccaggcag CTTTTAATTATTTGGCTTAAGAAAATGCCTTTTGCGAGTGATGAATTATACCGACGTTATATACGCCGCAACTTGCCAAGATATGTGGACAAATTGAAATCAATGGAAATCATGGTTCATCTCCCCTGCCTTATGCAGTCTGATCGG GATGAAATAACGGCTAAGAAAGAGAGCAAAGGTGAGTCTGAAGCTGTGGTGCTGCTGTTGGACTGTTTGAAGCGGAGAGAGAACTGGGCTGATGATTTAATCGAGGCCCTGAGATCCTGTGAGCAATGGGAACTTGCTTCAGAGCTTGAGAAGGAATATGAATCACTCAAGGTCCGGCCCACTAAGA GTGGTGGCACTCCTGCTTCTGTTCCTGCGACTGCTCCAGTGCTCCGTCACACTGTCTCAAACCTTCCAGAACATGCAGCTACTGAAGCTGTCCCAGCTGTTCCAGCTCCATCAGGGACGGGCCACTCAGCTCCACTGCCCAGTCCCTTTCAGGCGGCTTCTGCTGATAAGGGCATTACCCCTAATCACACTGACACTCTTAGTGGTCCAGGTGagcccacctcacaggtgtctGCGTCACCCCATGTCACCCAGCctggagtcacagaagaagtTAAGAATGCCTCTGTAGTATCTGCATCTAGTCCTCAGGAGAGCCTAACTGGCAAGCCAGTACAGGATACCAACCCAACAGATGTCCATCCAAACCCATTTCCAAAACTAATACAGACTTCCAATCCAGGCAATGATCAG GTAACTGATAATCATCCCCATGCGGAGCCTAGTCAAGCACGTCAGGCTCAACGTACTGCCAGGCCAACTGCATCTTCTGCTGATCTTAACCAAGCCAATAATCCTGCAACTTCCATCTCCACCGATGATGCCATGTCTGAAGAAATGTACTTTAGCAAGCCTGGAACGCTTCGTGCCCATTCTGCCGAACGATACCGATACTTTGACAACCAAAGAGCTGCTGAGTCAGTGGAAGAGGAGCCATACTCTGGTAATTCTGACCGCTTGGAGATGAGCGAAACTGTGCAACACCCAGAGCCGGAAGAGAACTCTTATGAGAGCCTGCTCGATAGTCAGGATGTGCACGTAATTGAAGGACATGTGACCGAAGAGATCCCTGTACTCAATCATGCAGGTCAACCCACAAGCCCCGCAAAGGAAAAACTGACCACTCGTCATGACAACCACCCCACTTCTGGAAGAGCTGACATGGCAACCCATGATTGTCCACATGAAGGGGGACTCAGCTTCTCCTACAACCTGTTAGAGAACTATTCTATCCCTCTCTTTGTTCTGGCTGGAGCATGCATTCTGGTCTTGCTAGGGAGACTGAGAAAATAG
- the LOC125721109 gene encoding putative uncharacterized protein DDB_G0290521 isoform X4: MHHDHWIHPGWGQKPVHTIRKVPYLGTRQLLIIWLKKMPFASDELYRRYIRRNLPRYVDKLKSMEIMVHLPCLMQSDRDEITAKKESKGESEAVVLLLDCLKRRENWADDLIEALRSCEQWELASELEKEYESLKVRPTKSGGTPASVPATAPVLRHTVSNLPEHAATEAVPAVPAPSGTGHSAPLPSPFQAASADKGITPNHTDTLSGPGEPTSQVSASPHVTQPGVTEEVKNASVVSASSPQESLTGKPVQDTNPTDVHPNPFPKLIQTSNPGNDQVTDNHPHAEPSQARQAQRTARPTASSADLNQANNPATSISTDDAMSEEMYFSKPGTLRAHSAERYRYFDNQRAAESVEEEPYSGQPTSPAKEKLTTRHDNHPTSGRADMATHDCPHEGGLSFSYNLLENYSIPLFVLAGACILVLLGRLRK, from the exons atgcaccatgaccactggatccaccccggctggggccaaaagcctgtGCACACTATTCGGAAGgtcccctacctgggcaccaggcag CTTTTAATTATTTGGCTTAAGAAAATGCCTTTTGCGAGTGATGAATTATACCGACGTTATATACGCCGCAACTTGCCAAGATATGTGGACAAATTGAAATCAATGGAAATCATGGTTCATCTCCCCTGCCTTATGCAGTCTGATCGG GATGAAATAACGGCTAAGAAAGAGAGCAAAGGTGAGTCTGAAGCTGTGGTGCTGCTGTTGGACTGTTTGAAGCGGAGAGAGAACTGGGCTGATGATTTAATCGAGGCCCTGAGATCCTGTGAGCAATGGGAACTTGCTTCAGAGCTTGAGAAGGAATATGAATCACTCAAGGTCCGGCCCACTAAGA GTGGTGGCACTCCTGCTTCTGTTCCTGCGACTGCTCCAGTGCTCCGTCACACTGTCTCAAACCTTCCAGAACATGCAGCTACTGAAGCTGTCCCAGCTGTTCCAGCTCCATCAGGGACGGGCCACTCAGCTCCACTGCCCAGTCCCTTTCAGGCGGCTTCTGCTGATAAGGGCATTACCCCTAATCACACTGACACTCTTAGTGGTCCAGGTGagcccacctcacaggtgtctGCGTCACCCCATGTCACCCAGCctggagtcacagaagaagtTAAGAATGCCTCTGTAGTATCTGCATCTAGTCCTCAGGAGAGCCTAACTGGCAAGCCAGTACAGGATACCAACCCAACAGATGTCCATCCAAACCCATTTCCAAAACTAATACAGACTTCCAATCCAGGCAATGATCAG GTAACTGATAATCATCCCCATGCGGAGCCTAGTCAAGCACGTCAGGCTCAACGTACTGCCAGGCCAACTGCATCTTCTGCTGATCTTAACCAAGCCAATAATCCTGCAACTTCCATCTCCACCGATGATGCCATGTCTGAAGAAATGTACTTTAGCAAGCCTGGAACGCTTCGTGCCCATTCTGCCGAACGATACCGATACTTTGACAACCAAAGAGCTGCTGAGTCAGTGGAAGAGGAGCCATACTCTG GTCAACCCACAAGCCCCGCAAAGGAAAAACTGACCACTCGTCATGACAACCACCCCACTTCTGGAAGAGCTGACATGGCAACCCATGATTGTCCACATGAAGGGGGACTCAGCTTCTCCTACAACCTGTTAGAGAACTATTCTATCCCTCTCTTTGTTCTGGCTGGAGCATGCATTCTGGTCTTGCTAGGGAGACTGAGAAAATAG